The genomic interval GGCATTACCACTACGGTGAATCCCTTGCCAACCGTTACATTAGCCAGTTCAGATCCGGATAATGTAATTTGTTTAGGAGAGACTGTTACTTTTACAGCTACCTCGGCTACAGCTACTAATTATGAGTTTTTTATAAATGGGCTTTCTGTGCAGAATAGTGGTTCTAATAAATACATCACTAATGCTTTGACGAATGGACAGACTGTAACAGTAAGAGTGACAACTGCTAATAGTTGTTCGGTTGAAAGCAGCGGCATTACCACTACGGTGAATCCCTTGCCAACCGTTACATTAGCCAGTTCAGATCCGGATAATGTAATTTGTTTAGGAGAGACTGTTACTTTTACAGCTACCTCGGCTACAGCTACTAATTATGAGTTTTTTATAAATGGGCTTTCTGTGCAGAATAGTGGTTCTAATAAATACATCACTAATGCTTTGACGAATGGACAGACTGTAACCGTGCGTGTAACGACGGCAAGCACTTGTAGTACGATTAGCAATGGTATTACTACTACGGTGAATCCTGTAGCGACAGTTAATGCTGGAACAGACCTGGTAGTTTGTGCCAACGAAGCCATTACCCTAACTGGTTCAAAAGGTGGTGCAGCCAGTATGGTAACATGGAGTGGTGGTAAAGGTATTTTTGGAGACGCAACTTCACTTAATACTACTTATATACCCGATCCAAGTGAAATAGGCAAATCGGTTGTTCTTACTCTTACCACCAATGACCCAGATGGATCAGGCCCCTGTGTATATGTTGAAGATCAGGTGAGAATTACCATTAATGCCCTGCCTAACGTTCTGTTCAGTGGTTTAAATCCAGAATATTGTATAGATGCTCCGGAAGTTACCCTAACTGGTTTTCCGGTTGGAGGCTTTTTCTCAGGTCCGGGAATTGTTACCGGAACTTCTAAATTCAAACCTTCAGATGCTGGAGCAGGCACACATGTGATCCGCTATACTTATACAGATGGCAACAATTGCACAAATTATATTGAAAGAAGTGTAATTGTACACCCACTGCCAATAGTGAGTTTTGCAGGTTTTAACAACTCAGGACCCGGAGGTTCAGCTATCTATCCACAGGATGCGCCATTGATTAATTTAACAGGTTTTCCGCCAGGAGGAACTTTCGTGGGGCAGGGTATTTCTGGCTCTACCTTTAGCGCTTCTGCCGCAGGTGCCGGTACTTACATCATTAGGTATTCGTATCAGGATGCCAATAAGTGTATGAATTATCAGGAGCAGACGGTAGTAGTAGCGCCTTTGCCTAATGTAGGAATTGGTAATATTCCAAGTCCGTTCTGTTCAAAAGATCCTGATTTTATCCTGACTGGGACTCCTGCTGGCGGAACGTTCTCTGGTCCTGGTATTATTACAAATACATCCATTTTCAGGCCTTCCAGTGCATTTATTGGTGCAAATGTAATCAGGTATACATATACTGATCCTATAATTGGTGGTACGAATTTTATTGAAAAAACAGTAATAGTAAATAAAGTCCCTGATGTAACTTTCAGTGGACTCAATGCGGCCTATTGTGAAGATGCACCTAATGTTACTTTGAATGGGTTTCCTGCAGATAATGATGGACCAGGAGGAGTAATAGGTATATTCAAAGGTCCGGGGATGGTGCCAGGTACGTCTATATTTAATCCATCGGCAGCAGGCGTAGGTATTCATACCATTACCTATATATATACCAATGAAAACGGATGTACAGACTCAACTAAAAACGCTGTAATTGTACATGCCTTGCCTCAGGTTACCTTCAGCGGATTAGCTGCTGCTTATTGCGTAGATGCTCCATCAGTTAAATTAACTGGTTTCCCGGTTGGGGGTACTTTTAGTGGTCCTGGTATCAGTGGTGCCAATTTTATACCTTCTCTTGCGGGAATAGGCACTCATTTGATCAGATACGCCTATACTAATAGCAATGGTTGCATTAATATTCAGGAACAATCTCTGGTAATTAACCAGATTCCGGATGCAAGTTTTACCTATTATAATGTGTGCGATAAGGACAGTGTATCATTTGAGGATAAAACCTTAGAAGGTTTGTCAGGAAAGATTCAGCAGTGGGAATGGAATTTTGGTGATCCTTTGTCTGGCAATTCAAACATTTCAGATCTTCAATATCCTAAGCACTTATTTACAGGTCCGGGAGAATATTCCGTTACATTGAAAGTCACTTCTGAGTATGGGTGTACAGATACTAAAGTTATTGCGATTACGATAGGAGGCATTCCTCAGCCAGACTTCACATGGTCGGACATCTGCTTTGGTGAATCTGTTGATTTTATGGCACACACCTCTCTGAGTGTAGGATCGATCAGTTCCTGGGAATGGAATTTCGGTGATGGGACAAGCCAGGTTTATACAAACGCTTCTGATAAGGTTACCCATTTGTATCCAAAAGCAGGAAAGTACATGGTAACACTTAAAGTAACAACTAATTTTGCCTGTACAAATTCTATTTCAAAACAGATATATATTCTACCAAGTGTTGCAACATATCCATATATAGAAAATTTTGAACAAAGCACCGGAGGATGGGTAGAGGATGGCGCAAATGTAAGCTGGGAATGGGATATACCATCAGGAACAACAATTAACACAGCATCATCCGGCTTAAAAGCCTGGTATACAGGTTCAGGTCAGGGCTATAATCCAAATGAAAAATCCTATGTGTATTCGCCTTGCTTTGATTTTACTCAGCTACAAAAACCAATGATTTCGATAAAAGTCTGGGATCATACACAAAAAGGTTTTGATGGGGCTGTATTGCAATATTCTATAAATGGAGGTGTCGACTGGAAAAACGTGGGTGCAATAGATGAAGGCATTAACTGGTATAATCAGTCAGCTATTGTAGGTAATCCTGGAAACCAACCCATTGGCCAGCATGGATGGTCTGGTACAGACTCTAGCTGGGTGGAAGCGAAACATGATCTCGATTTTCTGAAAGGAGAATCCTCTGTCCGTTTCCGTATAGCTTTTGGTAGCAATGCAGATAATCCTCCCGGACAGCCATTAGATGGGTTCGCTTTTGATGATGTATATATTGGGGAAAGAGACAAGATTGTATTATTAGAACATTTCACTAACAGTGAAAATACGGAAGCTATGGAGGAAAATAGTATAATCGATGGCCTTATGAGTAATAGTGGAGGCGAGATTATTACTATACAATACCATACTAATTTCCCGGGCAACGACCCATTGAATATAATTAATCCGGCTGATCCTAGTGCAAGAGCTTTGTATTATGGGATACCGCAAACACCTAGAACAGCGCTGGATGGATATATTGAAAACAATAAATTCTCTCAATGGGCAGTTACAGATTTATCAAGGCGTAAACTGGCAGCGGCAGCTTTCTCAATTGACTTAGACCTTACGCAAATCGGGCCTTCCTCTCTGCATATAGCTGCTGATATTACGTCAAAATTTGACTTTAATGACAGCTTATTTATATATGCAGCAATTGTAGAAAAAGAGGTAGCCGATGCGTATAGTGGTGCACCAGTATTCCGGAATGTACTTAGGAAGCTATTGCCTGATGCGGCAGGAATGTTACTCTCGAAAACATGGTCGCCAGGATCAACTGAAATAGTAGAATTTTCCTGGGAAGTTATGCACATTAAAGATCCTGCACAACTAGCAGTAATTGTATTTGTACAGGATGCTGCCACCAAAGAAGTATATCAGGTGGTACTAAAAGAACCAGGTTTTATTCCTGAAGTAATTACCGGTGTAGAAAGTAACGATCAACAGGAAAAGTTTGTTGTATATCCTAACCCAGCTTCTAGTCAGGCTTATATCTCCTTTGATAATGGCGCCAGCCAGAATGGTGAATGGTATGTGTATGATGTATTAGGAAGAAAAGTAAATTCTGGTAAAGTACAAAAAGGCCAGAAACAAGTGAAGATTGAAACAGCCGGTTTCTCTCAGGGAACCTACCTGCTGCAAGTCAGTCTGAATAACAAAAATACACTCTATCAGAAGTTAATTATCTATCATAATAAATAATTAATACCAAAACAAAAAATAACATGCGTATCTGCTGATAATAGCTTTTGCAGAAACCACCCTATATTTAATTACGGATGAATAATTACTAATTATGAATTGCAGATCTATACTCTCTCATTATTAATGTGAATCAAGAGTAGAAAAGGCAGTATAGTAAAGAGAGATACCTTTGTAGAATGCTACACAATTAATCAGACTCTATTACTATATCTGCCATTGCTATGATAGACAGTCTTGTCTGCATTATCAACGCATGAGCAATAATTATTTACCTTCCTTTACTGACCAAGAAGTGATGACCATATACTTGTTTGGTATCCTGCAGAAAAGGTTTACTGTTAAGGATGGCTATGGTTATATTGTGAATCACTGGTTAGATTGGTTTCCTTGTCTGCCTTCCTACCAGGCTTACAACAAACGATTAAATGAGTTGTACTGGCAGTTTGAAGTCATCCTTCAAGCGCTTATGAAGCATCTCTGCTACAAGGACAGTTATGCTGATATCAGCTAAGTAGATTCTTTGCCTATCATTCTTTCTAAAAGACCCTATCAGGCTAAAGTAGCTTTACAAGTAGCCGATAAGGGATATTGCGCTACTAAAAATCTGTATTACCATGGGCTAAAACTGCATTTTGTTGGGGCAGACTGCTATCAATGTCTACCTCAGGCTCAACATATAAGCTTTAGCCAAGCCTCAGCTAATGATCTGACCGTTTTAAAACCTGTTTTCAGCCCACTACAAGCTTGTAAAGTGATTAGTGATAAAATTTATGCTTCCCAAGCGTTCAATGATCAGCTAAGCAGGCAACAAGTGGAAATACTTACCCCTGTTAAACTCAAAAAAGGACAAAAGTATCTGCCAGCCGCAGATAAACTGTTTTCCCGCTATATTAGTACCATCAGGTAACCGGTGGAAGCTTTCTTTCATTGGCTCAATGAGCAAACGGCTATTCAGTTTGCTAGTAAAGTTCGTTCAGAAAAAGGCCTTTGGATGCATTGTTTTGGTAGACTTACTGCAGCCCTTTTTATTTTAGTTTGCAACCCTTGATTCACATTTGTAATTGATTAAGGCCTCTGAGCAGAATAACAAGTCTATGGCGCATATTAATTTTATGTTATTATAAATAGTTGAATAACTATTTATTAGTGTCCTTCCAGAAATAAAACAGATGGCTATGCTGGCTTATCTACGGCTAGAATCCTAGCTCGAATATTTTCAATCATCCTCCTTTGCTTGTTCCTTGGAAAATATAATTTTGACAGATAAGGAAAAATTATATTTTTTCTGGATTGTATATTGAATGTAAAGCTTTATGTTTCCTTTGCATCCACAAGATAATTACATTATATGTAGCAAAAATTAAAAAATCACATATTAAATTAGATTTTTATTATATTTTATTTAACTTACCCATTAATATACTTTATCTAATGACTCTCTTGAAAGGATTGTTGCCAGTTGTCTAAGAAAGACAACTAATTAGCATTAATTAGCTATAAAGAAATTAAACAAAAATAAGTATTCAACTATCAGAATCATTTTAAGATTAATCAGTTTTACTAAATCTATGCCATACAAAACACCTATTCTAACAAAACATGCTGCTGGTCCAGGACCCTAGTATAATAATTTAACAATTTTGTAAGTATCTAATAATTGCATTTTATATATCACCTTTATTAAACTATGAAAAACAATACTCAACAAGCAATTTATGGCTTTTTGTCTGGTAACAGGGTATTGAACCTGTGTGGCATAAGAGGAATAAAAAAGTACAGTATATTTTTATCTGCTTTGCTTCTATCCCTTACTTTTCCTTTGCAAACGTTTGCTCAGGATGTAAATATCTCAGGAAAAGTTCTTGACGAAGCAGATAGTTCTCCCTTGCCTGGTGTTAATATTACAGTAAAAGGCACAACAAATGGTACAGTTACGGATGGAACAGGCGCATATACACTTTCAGTTCCTAGTAATTCAACCCTCGTTTTTAGTTATATTGGATATACTACTCAAGAAATTGCGGTAAGTAATCGGACAAGCATCAATGTAAATATGGCTTCTGATGTAAAAGCATTATCAGAGGTTGTAGTGGTAGGATATGGTACGCAAAAGAAAGCCGATGTTACTGGTGCTACTGCAACCGTAACCGCCAAAGACCTGAACGTTGGGGTTATCAATAATCCATTACAATCAGTACAAGGCAGAGTAGCGGGTTTGAATATAGTGAGCTCCGGTGGTGATCCAACAAATAACCGCCCGGCCATCCGGCTAAGAGGTACTTCCTCTTTAAGTGCCAACAGTGAGCCATTAATTGTGGTTGATGGGGTGGCTGGTGTTCCTTTGAATGCAGTAGCTCCGGAAGATATTCAATCAGTTGACGTATTGAAAGATGCCTCTGCCGCTGCAATTTATGGATCAAGAGGCGCTAATGGTGTAATTATTATTACTACCAAACGGGGTATAGCCGGCAAAACAACTGTTGAATATAATGGATATGTAGGTGTAGAAACTCCTGCTAAGTTTTTGCCTTTTCTATCAGCTGATGAATATCGATCTAAACTCAGAGAATTAAACTTGGATGTAACTGCCAATGATTATGGAGCCAGCACCAACTGGTTTAAGGAGCTTTCACGGAATGCGGTAAGCCAAAACCACAGTTTAGCTGTTTCAGGTGGAACCGATAAGTTCTCTTATCGTGGTTCACTTGTCTATTTGAATCAGCCTGGCATTATGCATAACTCATCGTATGACAGATTAAATGGACGTTTGAATCTGGTGCAAAAAGCATTAGATGATAAGCTGGAAATACAATTATTACTTTCTCAGCAAATTGCCAATAAGAATCAAGTAGATCCATTTGCTTTTCTTTTAGCCGGACGTATTAATCCCACAATACCAGTATATAATGACCAGGGAACATTTTTACAGCCAGGCGTAGCTGGTTTTGATGTATACAATGGTAAAAGAATTCCTGGCGGGTTTGAAATTGCTAATCCGCTTGCATTATTAGAACAGATTGAACAGTTAGGCCGTGAAAAGCAGACTTTAGGCAATGTAAAAGTTTCTATAGAACCTGTTACAGGATTAAAGTTCGGGGTGAATGGCTCTATCAGTAATAATAACTGGATCTATGGCCGGTTCCAGCCAAGTACTTTTACGGCAGGTGGTAATAATCAGTCTGCTGCTCAGCGGGATACCAGGGAGACTATTGACAAATTACTTGAAATAACAGGACAATATTCCAAAACTTTTGGCACTCATAATGTAAGTGTTTTAGGAGGTTATACCTATCAGAAACTAAGTAATGAAGGATTCAGAGCAGCAAACAGGAGTTTCCCGGATGTATTTGGCTATAGCAATTTAAATGCTGGCAATGCACAGGCAGATGGTACTACTAATCGTGAAGTGAGTTCATATAAAACCGAAGCGATCCTGGTAGGTTTTCTCGGACGTATAAACTACTCTTTTAATGAGAAATACCTGCTGACTGCCAATATCCGCCGGGATGGTTCTTCCCGTTTTGGGTCTAATAACCGCTGGGGTTGGTTTCCTTCAGTTTCAGTAGGATGGCGCATTGGAGAAGAAAGTTTCTTAAAGAATACAGGTATCTTCAGCGATTTAAAGCTACGTGCCGGATACGGAGTTACCGGAAACCAGGAAGGTATTTACGACTATGCTCCCCTGCTGTTATATGGTGCTAATGGCTCTTTCCTGAATAATGGCGCCTGGCAAACCACCTATGGATACAGCCAGAATGCTAATCCTGATCTGAAGTGGGAAACCTCTGCTATGACTAACATTGGGGTTGATTTCTCCTTGCTTCAAGGCAGGCTTAATGGCTCCCTGGAAGTATATAGCAAAGATACACGCGACTTACTATTCTCTTATCCGATTGCTATTGGCAGTACATATGGAAGCCAGAATCTTACCGCATTAACGAGCAGTGTACTAGCAAATGTTGGAGAGATAAACAATAGAGGGATTGAATTTGCCGTAGATTACCTGGTTATTGACAGAGAAGATTTTCAATGGAAAACTAATTTAAACTTAGCCCATAACAGGAATAAAATTGTTTCGCTTTCATCCGGAATATTCAGGTATGATGCCAGTAACCCAAGAACGTATGGTGGTTATGGTAGTGGACAAGGTGGTATAGCCAATCCAGTAGCATTAATAGAAGGCTATCCGATTGGGCAGTTCTATGGCCCGGTTTTTCAGGGCTTTGGTACAACTGAAAAAGGAGAGCCTATCTATAATTTCAAAGATATTGATGGTGATGGTTCTATAGATCCTTTTGGTAAAGACCGTACCTTTATTGGTGATGCCCAGCCTCGTTTAGTCTATTCCTGGGGCAATAATTTTACTTACAAAAGATTTGATCTCTCTGTTCTGTTCAGAGGTGCTTTAGGTCATAAAATTGCCAATGGTCCTTATATTTATTCGGCTAATCCAAACCGGTTCCCTGGTAATAACGTAATTAAAGATGCTTTCTCTACAGGTATTCCTGCAGGTTTATCTCCGGCATGGTCTGACTTTTGGGTAGAGAAAGGAGATTTTGTCCGTTTAGATAACTGGCGTTTATCTTACAAATTACCTACTTTCTGGAAGTATGTGACAAGTGCCTCAATATTTGTAGCCGGCAATAACACCTTTGTAATTACCAAATATCGTGGCATTGATCCTGAACCAAGATTGGGTGCATCCAGAGATATATATGGCAATAATAACGATGATGCTATTAACACAAATTTATCTCCCGGATTAGAGAACATTACTTTCTACCCTCGTACACGTTCTTTCACCGCTGGGGTTTCTTTGAATTTTTAATAATAATTTATATCTATTTTAAACCAACTAATTACTAAGAATGAAAAGGTTTAAGCAAATAAAAATAACAGCTGTATTAAGTGGCGCTTTACTGCTTACAGGAATACATGCTTGTACTGACCTGGATACCGAAGTATATGACCGTGCCTCTGCAGAAAATTTTCCATTAAATGCGAATGAACTATTATCTACAGTAGGTGGTACCTATGGAACACTCAGAGGATGGAATGGGGCACCATTTGAACTTTCTGAAGTTACTACAGATGAAATTGTAGTACCGACACGCGGACCTGACTGGTATGATAATGGTCAATGGCAACAGCTCGTAAAGCATACCTGGACACCAGTTTCGCCCGGGCAGATAAATGGTGCCTGGGAATGGGGTTTCACAGCTATTGCAAGTACTAATATTAGCTTGAAAGGCCTTAATGCCAGTACACTAACCATTGAAGGAAAAGAATCGATTGTTGCTGAATTGCGTATGATACGGGCTTTTGCTTACTTCTGGTTATGCGATTTGTATGGGAATGTACCTATTATTACAGAAACTTCTCCCGTAGGTAATCCACCACAGAGCACCCGTCAGGAAGTGTTTAATTTCGTAGAAAACGAAATTAAAGCGGCTTTACCGAATCTGATAGACGCCAATAATGTTACTACCTATGCCCGTTTTAATAAATCAGCAGCAAATACATTACTGGCTAAACTGTATATGAATGCTGAAGTATATACTGGAACGCCACGCTGGCAAGATGCCATCACTGCCTTAGATGAAGTGATCAATTCCGGGGATTATAGCTTAAATGGCACGTATCTGGATAACTTTGCTGTAGATAATGACAAAAATGGTTCTAATATAGAAAATATTTTTGTTATTCCTTTCGATAAGATCTATGCAACCGGATTTGCATGGCAGATGCGTACTTTGCACTATGGACAAGGAGGAACGTATGGCCTGACCAATAACCCATGGAATGGCTGGGCTACCCGGGCTGAATTCTTTAACAAATTTACGGAAGATGACAAACGCAGGGAAATGTGGCTTTTTGGACCCCAGTTAGATCAAAGTGGTAATGTGATTGCATTTGTAGATGGAGTAGATAATCAGAGAAAAGATCTGATTTTTACGCCAACTATTACTTCTTTAGAAAGGGCTCTTGGAAACGAAGGTGTTCGGAATGTAAAATATGAAGTGCAACGCAATAATACCCGTTCTGACCAGGACAATGATCTGGTAACTTTCCGCTATGCAGATGTGCTTTTAATGAAGGCAGAGGCATTGGTACGCCTGGGTAACGCAGGAGCAGCTCTGCCTTTTGTGAATCAGGTACGGGCCCGCGCCGGTGTACCAGATTTTACGGAGGTAACTTTAGACAACTTATTAGAAGAACGCGGTCGTGAGATGGCCTGGGAAGGCTGGAGACGCAATGATCTGATACGTTTTGGAAAATTCACTACTGATACATGGGAATTCAAAACAGACACAGATCCTAATAAAAAGCTGTATCCCATTTCATCACAGCAGTTATCAAATAATCCCAATCTGAAACAGAATACAGGATATTGATAATTCGTTAGCAATGTATATTTTGAAAAGCAAGTTGTTTCGACAGCTTGCTTTTTTTTAACCCAAATATATTTAGGAGTGTATAGGATAGAAAATTATGTAATTCAAACTACCTATACATGTTTATACAAAGTATTCGAAAATCAACACTGCTGTTCACCTTCAATTAATATACAGAAATGTATAATTGCTTTACTTTCAGCATAGATGCACTCGGTCGTAAATACTTTTATGCTGTAAATTTTAATAGGTTGTTGTTTAATACGCCAGCACTATTCTTGAGCTTACCCTTATGTTCATTTTAATCAATCAGTTATTACAAACCAGGCATCGAACATTATGTGCATTTTATAAGTGCTTTTTACTTTTTATGTTGCTTGGCATAACTGATATATATGGACAAGCAAAATTACAGGGAACCATACTTGACATAGAAACCCAGAAACCTGTTGTTGGAGTAAATATTCTTGTAAAGAATACTGCAAAAGGAACTGTAACTGATCAGCAAGGATTTTATTCTATTGAACTACCCTTCGGAACATATATTATTACTTTTTCAGCCGTAGGTTACCGTTCCCAGTCCAGGTCTGTAACTTTTACCGATGATGTAGTGCTCGATTTAAAACTTGTCAATTCTACACAGGAGTTACAAGAGGTGGTCGTGACCGGTAAAACGCCGGATCAGAATGTGAAAGGTGCACAAATGAGTACTATCCAGTTGAACATTCAGACCCTCAATAAAATTCCGGCTGTATTGGGAGAAGCTGATATTATAAAGGCGTTTACACTCCAGCCAGGTGTAACTACAGTAGGGGAAGGAGCAGGCGGCTTTAATGTAAGGGGAGGACGTGTAGACCAGAACTTAGTATTACTGGATGGAGCGCCTGTATTTAATACTTCGCACTTACTGGGTTTTTTCACCAGCGTAAATCCGGATGTTGTCAGAGAAGCAACCTTATACAAAGGAGGCATACCAGCTCCTTTTGGAGGAAGGCTCTCTTCATTACTGGATATACATACAAAGTCGGGCAACGAGGAGCAGATCAGAACCTCATTTGGCGTAGGCCCCATAAGTAGCCGAATTATAGTGGATGGCCCTTTGATAAAAAATAAAGTTACTTTTTTAGCCAGTGGAAGAGTAGCCTATCCCAATTTTATTTTAAGTCTATTTCCTGAACAGTTCAAAGGCAACCGTGCTTTTTATTATGATGTAAATGGGAAATTGCAGTATAAGTTAAATGATAACAATACGATTGCATTGTCGGCATACAGAAGCACCGACAATTTTAAATTTCCGGAAGATACGTTGTATACATGGCATTCTAATCTAGCTTCTTTACATTGGAACAGTGCCCTTAGAAAAGATTTAGTGTTGACTGTGAGTGGGATTCACAGCGATTACAAACTGGGTATGGAAGGATTAAAAGAGCAATATCAGTTTTTGCTTGCCTCTTCCATCAAGCATCAGGAGGTAAAAACACGCTTGTTCTATGCTTTAAAGAGCCGGCATAAGTTGGAAGCCGGGGCAAATGCGATCTGGTATACGCTTAATCCTGGAAGTCGCAAGCCACTTAAAAATTCCATTATTAATCCCCAGACTTTACAAAAAGAGTTTGCCCGTGAAATGGCTGCCTATATCAGCGATGAATTTTTAATCACCCCAGCTATTACTTTACAAGCAGGGGTTCGCTATTCCTGGTTTGGCAATGTAGGCCCCAGGCAAGTTTATAGTTATACGCAAGGTGCACCCCGTACTCTGGAGGCTATTGAGGATAGTTTGGATTACCAGCATGGAAAATTTATTAAGACCTATGGTGGCTGGGAGCCAAGGGTTTCGCTGAGAGTAGGATTTGGAACGCAAACAGCGGTAAAGTTCAGTTATAACCGAATGCGACAATACCTGCATTTAATCTCAAATACAACCGCTATTTCGCCAGTGGATTTCTGGAAAGTGAGTGATTCTTATATCCCGCCACAGGTGGTAGACCAGCTAGCCGTAGGAATATTCAATAATTTTAAAAGCAATGAAATAGAAACTTCTGTGGAGGCTTTTTATAAGGATATTACCAGTTTGGTAGAGTATAAAAATGGGGCTGTACTACTGATGAACCCTATCATAGAAACGGCTTTGTTACCGGCATCGGGCAAAGCGTATGGCATCGAAGTTAGTCTAGCAAAAAATAAGGGAAAACTAACCGGGCAGTTAAGTTATACCTATTCGCGCTCGCTGGCAAAAGTACAGGCAGACTTTGCCACTGAAAGTGTGAATGAAGGAGCGTATTTTCCGTCCACCTATGACAAACCTCATAATGCCGCACTTTCTTCACAACTACTGCTGGGCAGAGGCTGGACTTTTTCCACTAATTTTGTATATAGTACCGGCCGGCCGATAACGTATCCCGATGGGCAATATGTATTTAATAATACGCCTGTTATTGATTATTCCAAGCGGAATTTAGACAGGTTGCCAGATTATCACCGGCTGGATATTTCCTTTACAAAAGATACCCGTGTAAAAAAAGACCAGAAAAGATATAGTACCTGGATATTCTCTATTTACAACGTATACAGCAGAAAAAATCCGTATTCAATCTATTTTTCCAAAGTCCGCACAGTTACCAGAGCTTACCAGCTTTCAGTACTTGGTTCATTTATTCCATCCTTAACGCTTAACTTCTACTTTTGATTATCTGATTATGAAAGTAGTATTTATTTCAGCTTTGATTATCCTGGGTTTATTTTCATCTTGTATAGACGAAGTACAGCTACCTATTCGTAATGAAGAACCCAGGCTGGTTGTGGAAGGCATGATCACCAATGAGCTACCGCCTTATTCTGTGCGTCTTACCTATTCGGGTAGTTTTCAATCAGCACGCGATATACCCAATGAATTGTTTATTTCTAATGCCCAGGTAAAAATCAGCGATGAACAAGGTAATGAAGCTGAACTGTTTTATACCGATCAAGGTACGTACCAGACAAGAGATTCTTTATTTATAGGCCAGGTAGGAAAAACCTATCAACTAACCATACAATTAACGGACGGGAAAAAATATGTTTCACAACCCGAAAAAATGGCTGCTGTTCCTGCAATTGACAGTCTATATAGTGAATATGTAGATACCTGGAGTTCTGAACGCCGGGAACCGGGTTATATGTTGTATGCAGATCTGCAAGACCCGCAAGAAACGGAAGATTATTACCGGTGGTCAGGCTTTAGTTTTCTTCTCAAACGGGCTACCGGTGTTCCCTGTGTGATAGGTAGCCCACAAATAATTTGTTATGAATATTGCTGGCTTCCCAATTATAGCAGTTCCGTACATATTCTCACGGATGACGCAGTGAATGGAAATAAAATCAGAAAGCAGAATGTCTATTACTCGCCTATTTTTACTATCGGATCGCATTTGGTAGAAATCAGCCAGCAATCTCTTACTAAAGAAGCATATCAATTCTGGAAACGTTTTGATGAGCAGGTAACCAGGGTAGGCAGCATTTT from Rhodocytophaga rosea carries:
- a CDS encoding TonB-dependent receptor gives rise to the protein MLLGITDIYGQAKLQGTILDIETQKPVVGVNILVKNTAKGTVTDQQGFYSIELPFGTYIITFSAVGYRSQSRSVTFTDDVVLDLKLVNSTQELQEVVVTGKTPDQNVKGAQMSTIQLNIQTLNKIPAVLGEADIIKAFTLQPGVTTVGEGAGGFNVRGGRVDQNLVLLDGAPVFNTSHLLGFFTSVNPDVVREATLYKGGIPAPFGGRLSSLLDIHTKSGNEEQIRTSFGVGPISSRIIVDGPLIKNKVTFLASGRVAYPNFILSLFPEQFKGNRAFYYDVNGKLQYKLNDNNTIALSAYRSTDNFKFPEDTLYTWHSNLASLHWNSALRKDLVLTVSGIHSDYKLGMEGLKEQYQFLLASSIKHQEVKTRLFYALKSRHKLEAGANAIWYTLNPGSRKPLKNSIINPQTLQKEFAREMAAYISDEFLITPAITLQAGVRYSWFGNVGPRQVYSYTQGAPRTLEAIEDSLDYQHGKFIKTYGGWEPRVSLRVGFGTQTAVKFSYNRMRQYLHLISNTTAISPVDFWKVSDSYIPPQVVDQLAVGIFNNFKSNEIETSVEAFYKDITSLVEYKNGAVLLMNPIIETALLPASGKAYGIEVSLAKNKGKLTGQLSYTYSRSLAKVQADFATESVNEGAYFPSTYDKPHNAALSSQLLLGRGWTFSTNFVYSTGRPITYPDGQYVFNNTPVIDYSKRNLDRLPDYHRLDISFTKDTRVKKDQKRYSTWIFSIYNVYSRKNPYSIYFSKVRTVTRAYQLSVLGSFIPSLTLNFYF
- a CDS encoding DUF4249 domain-containing protein, which encodes MKVVFISALIILGLFSSCIDEVQLPIRNEEPRLVVEGMITNELPPYSVRLTYSGSFQSARDIPNELFISNAQVKISDEQGNEAELFYTDQGTYQTRDSLFIGQVGKTYQLTIQLTDGKKYVSQPEKMAAVPAIDSLYSEYVDTWSSERREPGYMLYADLQDPQETEDYYRWSGFSFLLKRATGVPCVIGSPQIICYEYCWLPNYSSSVHILTDDAVNGNKIRKQNVYYSPIFTIGSHLVEISQQSLTKEAYQFWKRFDEQVTRVGSILDPLPSTIAGNITNVNDANDQALGYFSASAIVRKRLVIISDLPRFDIDIQTSGFIKQGDCRVAYPGGTLEKPAGW